The region AGAGTATCTAGGAGAAGCCCCATTGTTTTGGTTGTTGATGATCCTCGTCTACTTGGCGATATTTATTCTACAATCGTGTGTTGATCTCCAATCTGGTAAAGAAcgtttattttcctcttatctTGCAGCACAACGatctttatctttgtgttttttctcagaAACGACATAGTCACCGATAATGACAAAGTGTTTACTACGATTATCatgtttgagagtgtgtgtgtgtgtgtgtgtgtgtgtgtgtgtgtgtgtgacagtctgCCTGTCGGTCTCTGAAGCTCAGGACTCAGCCGCTCATCTCCTCCTGGATCTCCTCAGCAAGGACCTGAAAAGAAACGACAACAGAGGGAAGAGTAACtacaaaaatattcaaaaagaaaaagaacaccAGTATTTTGTAAAGAATATgtgtgtaatatttacagtctatggtcgtgtgtcatattttatttctttaagaatgagcagagagagcatgaactaaatcatttttaagattGACAAGAAATTACAGAAACGTTATTAGTCCATAAAGCTCTCAATGGTTCAGCTCCTCAGTAGATTTCTGATTTGCTCACAGACTACAACCCGACCCGGCCCCTCAAGTGGAGGTCTTATAGGCGTACCCAGAATTATATCAATGTCCGGAGAGGGGACCTTTAGTGACTGCGGTccttctctctggaacaaactACCTGCTGACCTGATCCATCACAActgtctctacttttaaagCTAAACTCAAAACCTATCTATTCAACCAAGTATATGAATAGTTACTCtttgtatatgtatgtgtgtgtgtgtgtgtgtgtgtgtgtgtgtgtgtgtgtgtgtgtgtgtgtgtgtgtgtgtgtattgcttTGCAGTTTGCAGTTTGAATCAAACACGGACAACGAGGTCAAAAGGAACCAATGAGATACCCCATTTGAGTTAGCGAGTGCCTGCAGCATCTGTTgcacaaactgctgctgctgctctgtcacCGTGGCAACCCCAGGGCCACTTCCTGATTGGTCGTTACGGACACAGTCGGATGCTGGAGCAGCATCGACAAAGCAGGTTCCAGTGTCTCCCGGTCCAGACCTACAGGACGGACATGTGCTGATGAATACTGAGAAGTTTAACTGAATCTTCAACTCTCAGTGCTCCTTCAAACCGAACACTTACAGGTATATTTTAGGacgtgcactgtgtgtgtgtttctgttgtgtacCTATACTCACATGGGCATCAGTGCAGGAGCCTCTGCAGCCAGAGTCTGAAGAGCCTGCTGGATCTGAAGCAGAGCCTCCATGGCTCTGGGATTCAACATGGCTGACAGTAGCTCTGGACTCTGCATCTGCATTTTGATTAACATTACTCATGAATAGGGGGGAAGCTGCAGGGTAACTGAAGATACGAcaccatacaatacaatatgatGCAGTACAACACGATGTGGTGCCATAACAGTAATATCACGATTTAGCATTATGCAAGTCAATCAAAGGATGGTATATCGAAATAACTCCATGATTCTAAATGTCCCTAAAAAGGTGCAAAATTTACATTTGAATTCACTGTAAGTTGGTGTCACTTTCACCTCTTATCACGCTTTATCATTCAACATCTCTTCAACACTGTTGGACATTTTACTGatgtcttctccttcttctttggccaattaaCTCCCACAGTGTTACCCTCATTTGTTTAATAAGCCAGCGTGAGGAGACATGACGAAGTGACATGGTGAGTCTTATTGGCAGGGAAATGTGTTTGCGGTtccacttttatttaaaaaaaaaaaaaattaaatatagatattaatccttaaaaaatatgtaacaCAAAAATCAAGCAGATGATACATTGCCAGGTCTGCATGTTGTCGCACCCTTCATCATGACGATAATGATCATAAACATGATTGAGTTTGAGTGGAGATCCATGGAGTTTGTTTCTTGCaacatgacttttaaaaagatcGACAAGGATATTCTCATGGTGGGAAAAATGATGTTGCTCAACTAAATAATGGACGTAATGGGTCCAATGTTGAGAAAATCCTGAACCTATATATTTCATTGTTGCATGATATGAGAGTGTGGAGTCACCTGTTACATGATATGAGAGTGTGGAGTCACCTGTTTCATGATATAAGAGTGTGGAGTCACCTGTTTCATGATATAAGAGTGTGGAGTCACCTGTTTCATGATATAAGAGTGTGGAGTCACCTGTTTCATGATATGAGAGTGTGGAGTCACCTGTTACATGATATGAGAGTGTGGAGTCACCTGTTACATGATATGAGAGTGTGGAGTCACCTGTTACATGATATAAGAGTGTGGAGTCACCTGTTACATGATGTGAGAGTGTGGAGTCACCTGTTTCATGATATGAGAGTGTGGAGTCACCTGTTACATGATGTGAGAGTGTGGAGTCACCTGTTTCATGATATGAGAGTGTGGAGTCACCTGTTACATGATGTGAGAGTGTGGAGTCACCTGTTTCATGATATGAGAGTGTGGAGTCACCTGTTTCATGATGAGAGAGTGTGGAGTCACCTGTTACATGATATGAGAGTGTGGAGTCACCTGTTACATGATATGAGAGTGTGGAGTCACCTGTTACATGATGTGAGAGTGTGGAGTCACCTGTTACATGATGTGAGAGTGTGGAGTCACCTGTTACATGATGTGAGAGTGTGGAGTCACCTGTTTCATGATATGAGAGTGTGGAGTCACCTGTTTCATGATATGAGAGTGTGGAGTCACCTGTTACATGATGTGAGAGTGTGGAGTCACCTGTTTCATGATGTGAGAGTGTGGAGTCACCTGTTACATGATGTGAGAGTGTGGAGTCACCTGTTTCATGATGAGAGTGTGGAGTCACCTGTTACATGATGTGAGAGTGTGGAGTCACCTGTTACATGATATGAGAGTGTGGAGTCACCTGTTACATGATATGAGAGTGTGGAGTCACCTGTTTCATGATATGAGAGTGTGGAGTCACCTGTTTCATGATATGAGAGTGTGGAGTCACCTGTTACATGATATGAGAGTGTGGAGTCACCTGTTACATGATGTGAGAGTGTGGAGTCACCTGTTTCATGATATGAGAGTGTGGAGTCACCTGCTGCAGGTAGAGCGGGATCTGCTGTctgatctgctgctgcagcagaggaTTCCCTGAGAACAAAGGATGGCTCAGCAGCATCTGAAACAGGAAGAACATGAAGCTGTAAAGAGTTAAGTGGAGGATGGTTGCCCAGTTCTCGACCTGTAGTTTGCAGCCAGTGGGATTTTGTGAACGCTTCAGACACCCATAGACCTACAGTCAATGTGAGTGTGATTGATGGGAGGAAGTAAATGTTCTGCAGTTGCCGAGTGATCTGATTGCCTGTTACGAGTTCCCTGATGTGCACGAGTGTGGGTCACCTGTGCAGCCAGCTCCGGGTTTTGGCTGAGGCAGTTCAGGAGGCTGCTGACATACGGCCCGGACAGCAGGCTCTCCATCAGACCTGGACTGGCTGTGATCTCCTCCATCAGTGACTGCATgcctgagaggaggagaagaagaagaagaagaagaagaagaagaagaagaagaagaagaagaagaagaagagagggcaCAGGCACAAGATGAGGGAAATGTACACATTATGTTAGAGTTCAGTCATTTAAAACATGGTGGCTTTGGAATGAAAGAGCATCATTAAACTTCACGCCTGCACAAAAATGGAAAATCTATTTGTACAACTTTTTTTGCCCACATGCCCTCCTGGAAATTTCTAGAAATCTCATGATGGCCTGCATCTGAAATGTTCATTGAGTCGCTCTGTCACACTCGTCCCTCACATTTGTTAGGTTTCTTAAAATGAGATCTTTATCTTCATACAAGAAACTTAAGTCAACTTTGCCGGCAATTCAGGCGGCaccagatggcctagcggttatgtcgcatGTCCGCGTACGGAGGTCAAAGTCCTCATGGTGGTTTGCCGTAGGTTCGAGTCCCACCttggctctttgctgcatgtcgtcctcatctctctcctgctaatatttcctgtctctcttcagctgctctgtctAATAAAAGCAGAAAGGCCCCCaaaaaacttaaacaaaaagCAATTCAGGCCTTGTGTTTCACCTTTAATCTCTTGAAACAACATGTTCAAATAGACTTGACAGATGAATGTGGCTGACTTTAAGTGTGATGAGATATTTATGACTAGAAATTTAACAAATAAACCtgctaagatttgagtttttgcagtgtgtgtgtgtgagatttaaGAAgtgtgaaaaggcagaaaataagAGTGTGTAGGAGGAGGGATGTTCATGTTCAGGAGTTCTTACCCAGGCAGAGGGGAGACTTTGGAGAAGGTGTGAAGTTATCAGGGTCAGGATCAGGGTCATCTGTAAGGTCTGACTGAACCACTTCTGAAGCTGGATCAGTCGTGGGAGCAGCAGGAGGCCTGAGGAGGACAGACTTAGTCAGAATCTGAAGCACTGTGGGGTGGATTCATGGAACAGTCTGAAGATTAAACTCAAGCAGAGCGACGGATTGTGAAagcatgtttttataaagagactcgggcggctgtggctctgtcgtcatctctcaaccgaAAGGCCGAgggtttgatctccagctcctgcaacaacatgtccgatgtgtccttggataAGACACTTAACACCGAATTGCTCCTTCTGCTCCTTCGGCTTCTTATACACAGCCTGTAGATTATTCAGTAAACATAGTAAAAATATAGATCCTACACAAGAGCACGCAGAACAGTGAGGCGGATAATGGATTCTAGACGAGTGATTAGTTTGGaggttaaaagaaagcaggaagagaTCTTTGGTTTTGAAAACCTACTTAAACATGCAAGATCAGCCAAGAGGTGAGAACTCCCtgtttgtccacaagggggcgaCAAAATCAACACACAGGACCTAAACCAAAATAGTAGTTCAGCTTTTTATTGGACCCTTTTTACCTGAAGCCCTACAAGGGAACTTACCTTAGAAAACAAAcgatacaaataaataaaaacaatttcaatACAATATGAAAAGGCTACAGAATTTATAGGCAAACTAagttaaaaggaaaacatctgCCCTAAAAGTTAGATTTTGTGGAGTGAGATGATGGATTGTTTTTGCAGGATGTGATCTTTGCCatacaattacattttaaattagatcttttattattattattattattattattgttattattgttgtgaCTGGGTTGTTTCTGTGTACCTTTGCACCATGCAGAGGCTGACTGAGCCGTCTGCTGCTTTCAGGTGACTCAGGATTTCTGAGTCTCTGAGGACACGGCCGGAGTGAATCAGCACCAGCCGCTGTGCCGGGACCTCCAGGCGCCCTGCTAGTCCACAtttcagctgtacacacacacacacacacacacacacacacacacacagagagagagagagacacacaattACATTTAACTGTGTTACCCCAAAAGGTTACCTCATACTCCCACAGCTCCACGCGCAGCCATCAGTAGGACCAATAATCTGCTGACCTGTGTGACGGTGCAGTTTCCTCTGACGGAGAACTCTTTGCTCTTCGTCAGACTCTTCACAGAAACGTGGATCATTTGAGACCCCTGAGCTTCAGTCGGGGCTCCAGGTTCGTCCTGTGCTGTGCCCGACATCCCTCAGTCCTTCCCGGGATGTGAACGGAGAGGAgccggagaggaggaggaggaggaagaggacacaGTCCCGGTGTTATGACTCGACAAGAAGTGGTGCGGTGACCCGAGGACGCAGGGTGATGTCAACACAGGAACTACAACTTTTAAAGTAATTCTTCCTTTTATTTAATGTAAAGTTTTAACGCGGATAAAACAGCAGCTAGTCATGATTGAATTATTTGATCACACAATCCTAACTCAATAGTGcacaacaaaatatgaaattaGGTCACAACTTAAAACTAAGAAATatgttctgatttattttttgactcCTTTTGagtacattttaattgtttttacagACTTGGTCAAGCATTATTATCTACATTTCTCCAAGATAGCTGCACGATGGGTCCCAAGGTAAGGAAGCCCAAAGTGGACATGCattcatgctttttattttctcagtttttctcTGATTATGAGTCATTTCTGGTTATTCTTGAGATCtggactctttttttcccatcttgTATCCACGCAGTGATGATTATCGAGTCTGTCGGCTctgggcaaaaatcaattgggggcccTTCCAACCAGCATTCAAATGCTGcttggggccccctactggtctggggctcCTAGCAGTTGCTGCCAAAGAGCAAAGCAAACAGAAATAGGCTTAACTTACCTCATAGTGTGGGAAGCAACAGCATGTCATTCACAGTTTTGTTCTTCTCGATCAGGGGTGTTCAATTAAAATTCAAAGAGGTCCCGTTAGAGACAATGTGTCTCTCGTCTTggttttcctctcctcctctgtgtagCCTACTGTTTATTGTTCCTGACTCTAATGCAcagatttgattggctgagtaTCATTACAACACATGCAATTGGTTTGGGAGTGTCAGCCAGTACCATGAAGACGATAAAAACTGTGCTGGATAAAATTTAAATATTCTCACTAATTTCTCAGTTACAGGTCTGGGTCCGGATAGGACGGCTTCTAGGTCTGGACACTCCTGTTCTACATGACCAGAAAATTATCCCTATATCACGAGAAAAACCAGCTTTCATATCTGTGATGATTCATGAATCTGGTTTACTGGGAAAACCAGCTTTGTCATGCCAAGATAACGACAGAAATGAGATAACATGCAGGGTGGATGCATCAGCTTTGGGCTTCTGTACCAAAATGCAACATCATTTATAAGACTAAATTATTCTGCACCAACCTCCGGGAGCCATTCCTGATCTGTGAAACTTAAAATGATCAGTGGAAGGAAACAAGTGTCTCTCAAACTCAGAAACAATAACCAGAAGATCTACAAGCGCCCATAACTCTttaacatcaaaataaacaccGAAGTGGGAATCACCTTTCactgaaaaagtattttatttacttgacagtttgaaagaaagaaaaaaaacagaacgaaaacatacatttcatttctgtcagTTTGGAGGTGAAGCCAAACAAAGATCAGGCACACAATCCCTCCTGCTGCACCACAGATGCAGTGACACACCTgtgcctgcagggggcagcattGTAAGTAAAGACTTTTAACACAGTTCAGAAACTTCTCTTCAGAACGTCTGGTCTTCTTAAtcgcttgtgtttgttttacaccttttgttttcctgcttgGAGTGTAAGTTGTGTATATGAGTAATTACAGGGGCATGCATTTTATGCTGACATCAAGtccaagctaaaaaaaaaaaaacataaaagaaagagGACCCTGCTTGTGatcattattgtttttcttcatttgttcgttcattctttttttgcattaacTTCTGAAACATTCATAGATCCGCGTCGGAGCCTTTCTTCCCTTTCTTGTTACCCTGCCGACAAAGAGAAGCCAGAAAGTTCACagttattgacaaaaacaagaacatctaCTGAGCCAAGTGAAGTTAgagttggataaaaaaaaaaatcatgatagaaaaaaaaaatttcgcTATTAAAAATTAGAAAAGAATTAATGGTTGAATTTTTCTGAACCAAAACTTATCCTAATTCTTCCCTGATCTCAGATTgcttaaaagaacaaaaactaaTCTATTGTGACTTTTCTTTGTGCTGCAGCTTACTTTTACTGCAACTTCCCTCTGCTTGCTCCTTTTTTCTGTGGTATAGACAGGAATACAGGGACCATGTATgcagatgaacacacacacaaacacacacaatcccgCCTAAACATAGTTACACATCTCCTCTCTCTAAAACAGTCTGAGGTTTTCATTGTTACAGTGAAGCAGAGGTTAACGAGCGAGCATGTGTCAGTGTTAGTGATCTCACCTGATGTTTCGGTTGTTCTGACTGCAGACCTTTGACTTTAGACCTTTCTTGCTCAAGGGCCCCGTGTAGTAATGATAcctaagaataaaaaaacaacaacattaaaatgcaaacacGTGTACTAACGTGTCTACCTTCACCTTCCTCTGTCTCAGTCATACACACCTGTGATGATAGTTCTTCTTTTATATGTAGCAGCTCTTCTACCTGTAGGAGGATTTCTGCTTTGTCTTTCActgaaggagaggaaagagacacaGTCAGAAATCATCAGACGGATTGGTGTTAAATCTTCATGAGGCAAGAGAAGGGCGGATAAGAAGTCAGAGGACGGAGAGCGATCGAGTGAAATCCTGATAAAGTTCGACTCACTTTCTCCCTGTTGGAGCATCTTCAGCAGTTGAGAATTTCTCGCCTTCACCTCTTTGTATTTCAGCTGCGGggatacaaagaagaaaaatcatttATGGAGGGGAAGAGGATTGTGGGACAGGTACAGTGTAAGGCCCCGGGCAGGAGAGCGCTGGCTCTGCGCTTGATTGAaacgtttgtgcgctgagaagaaaaagcgctgcacgtccgtcctgtctctatgacaacaggcTGTTGACAACGCCCGCTGTATGagcgacactgctctgttactttttccTGCATGCTTTATTATTtaagatcgtttatttccccgttaagacacggagcgaggaggatgcgAGTACAAGACACTAAGTGACTAAactacatttggaaaagagcgccggtgacgtcagcagcgcctttctgaaatgGTGAAAggttttcaacttgagcgctcagaGCGGCCGCACATAGAAGGTGGAGAACtcagaaaaaagacacagggcgcTGTGCTTATTCTCCAGGCGGCTGCCGTCTGCTGCCAACGCTCTCCCTTCAAAAAGACGCTGGAGCTCCGATAAAgcactaggtggacacggggcccgAGTGGGATACCCTGCATATGCTGATACATAACTTCCTTTTTGAGTAGGCCCGCATGGTATGAGAAAAATAAGCCATGTGTGATCACTGTGAGCAGCAGATCGCAAGCTTGAGCTTCATCCGACTAAATCAAAATTGTGAGAAGGCATTGATGTTTCACACTGAACTATTGCTTATTTATTCTTTGAATGCTGACATGTGAGAGGTGTAAGTTAAGAATGCTCATATTATGATAACTGTGATTCATTGTGTCGTCCTTCTTTTCTTCCCCAGCAGACTGTTTATATCTTCAGTGTCGACAGAATTCTTAGCCGACTGTGTTGTCAACACTTTGagaaagcaaaacacaaaacaaagaaccaAGTGCACGCTGACATTTCACTAAGACACTCTTTCCCAAGCTGCATTTTCTAAATCTGGGCCGAGAGAAGAACAAAAATCAGAGGTTACTTTTGATGAGAGCTTTGTTGTTAAAAACAGGTTTGTGCAGGGAggagttaaaggaagaatatgtgatttttcactcttaaatgagcagaaatcaaatatatcctctgaaaataactctgtgagtcatgactgtctacatgACTCcagagtcccgctgtctgtgatgttgtctgagccgtatcttcactttgtttacatcgccgggacggccggctgactcctcccctcgtgtataaaagttttttaattgagggactagagaaaagaagaataacatactgtactcactttgtttaaatttacatgcagtgtgaagatatgagcataataaagatcgctagcattagcatgctaacacaacaatgcagcgccagttgttttggtttcatgctggtgctcaagggcgacatctgctggatcaaaaaatcacatatgaagcctttaaagtaGTCAGCGGTCTGCAGCGTTTAAACTCGATCTTTTAGAATCGTCTCTGCTAACGCACCTTAACCCAGGAGATACCAAATAGAGAACCACGTGTCTCAAACTATACGCTCATTGTGCCGATGGAAACGGAGACGGAGCAATTCTGGAAGATCAGACAGAGTTAGACATCTCCAGTGAAATGAAAGAAGGATAAGGTGCTTCTGACCACTCACCTCCCACTGTGAGATGGTCTTCTTTAGCTTATCGATTTCCTGGTCTTTTTTCTCCAGGTCGTACTTCAGCTGCTCCGCTCGGGGATCCTAACAAAATCAACAAGAGACAAAAGAGCTCAGTGAGGACGAACTCAGACATCACATCAAAGACCAAACGTTCTCCTTCATCTACATCTCCAACAAGCTCCCGTCTGTCTCAGTGAGGTTGAAAAGGTTACTTAAGAGACGTATATAAAAGATTCAGCATGAtagaaacacagattttaagATTCATAATAGAAGACTGTCAGCCAGGTGTGTTAAAGTAGACACCTGAGTGAGTATTTAgagaactgtgtgtgtttctgtaccgGCTCGTGTTCTGTGGACGTGTTGACTTCCTGTCCCTGGCTGTTGGTGTACTGCTCGCGTCTCTTCTCCTGCAGGACGATCCGACTGACGTCATCCTCCAGCTTGTTGAAAAAACGCTCCTCCTGCCCGCCTCCCAGCACTAAGTTAGCCGCTCTGGCATCCTGGAGAAGAAGACGGTCGATGTTTCAACATGACTATGCTACATTACAGATGACATCCATCCCACATTTATTCACAGGTCATTGATGAGTGTTTGCTTTATATGAACAAAAGATGCTTACGTCTTTCTCTTGTTTCCTACCTAAATGTtctgcaaagagacaaaaacattgaCAGAAAGATTAACACTGCGGCACACCAGATCATAGTTTAATGAAACTAAATCATAAGTAGTTCTCACCTGCGCTGCCCTCCGCCTGGAAGTCCTGCAGGGAAACCGTCTTTTTGTCTTTCGCCTgctggttcttttttttgtccttcttccCTCcgccttcttttcctcctctggaCTTCGGTGAGGATGCGTTTGTGGGGTGCTGAGTGAAAGCACATGATCGGATGTTCAGTGATGCTTCTACTCTagcatgtttgatttaaatgaagCAGTGACTACgtcgtaaaaaaaaaggatgactcAGCGCTTTAAGGAGACGATGACGCATCAATACAGGGTGAGCAGTGGGAGATTAAAGTCGATCTTACCCTTGGCAGATAGTTAAATAGTAACTATGGCTATATGGGTCATCACATCAACTCATATACAGCAAAGTCAGCATTTTAACACAATTGTCCTTGTGTCATAAAACTTATGAACAAGAAAGCTGACccaaacaaaaatgaaacaaatcgAGCTGTATGAGTCTGAACAGAAGAGAAATGGATTTTCATCTGGTGAAGAGTGAAAGGTTTGTCTTAGAGCGGTTAATTTCTCTTTGAAACCAAAGATCCTGGAAACAAAGAAGCTGAAGTGTTTCTTTAGCATCATCCCTCCGTGGTTTTACAGATTTAAGAATAGATTAATCAGGCTCTCTAAAAGGACTGGAGTGGACAGGGAAtaaaaatgagctgtgtttgatcGTCCTGCAGCTCATGATAAACTTCTTAAATCTTCATCTTATAATGCAACAAGCTGGAGCTGGGTCTTCTCTCCTCAGTCTGCTGCCCGGATGTCAACACGCGGTCTCATGGCCTCTTATAGGAGCAGATGGGTTTGGCAGTAATTTGAGATCATTAGAAGAGTGAAAATTCAAATCAAGTTGTTTTGTATACTGTGTCACGTTTAACTTGCAATTCCACCGGAGTAACGCGTAAACACATTCAGCGACAGGGATGTGGACGTTCACCTGCACAGAGGACCGACGGCTGGTGGCGCTAGCACAGCTAACCttagccacactcagcaaaccAGTTATTGACGCTGAGATCTCATTTTCAGCCGTGTTAAATAAATGACGCTTGATTTTGAGTGTTTTCTGAGAGTTTTCTTAAGTTTAGAAGAGTTGACTACTCTGAGTTTAAATTGTAATCAAATTTAAATGTAGTTGCCTTTACCTGTTTCTGCTGTTCGAATTCCAGTTTGCTTAGAATCAAGGCCTTCTCCAGGTCTGCCTCGTACAGCTCAGAGGTTATCTACAGAGGAAGGAGGAACACACACGATGAAGAACTCCTGCTGGAGACACATGGTTGGTGTTGTCG is a window of Labrus mixtus chromosome 5, fLabMix1.1, whole genome shotgun sequence DNA encoding:
- the LOC132974652 gene encoding ubiquilin-1-like isoform X2; its protein translation is MSGTAQDEPGAPTEAQGSQMIHVSVKSLTKSKEFSVRGNCTVTQLKCGLAGRLEVPAQRLVLIHSGRVLRDSEILSHLKAADGSVSLCMVQRPPAAPTTDPASEVVQSDLTDDPDPDPDNFTPSPKSPLCLGMQSLMEEITASPGLMESLLSGPYVSSLLNCLSQNPELAAQMLLSHPLFSGNPLLQQQIRQQIPLYLQQMQSPELLSAMLNPRAMEALLQIQQALQTLAAEAPALMPMSGPGDTGTCFVDAAPASDCVRNDQSGSGPGVATVTEQQQQFVQQMLQALANSNGVLAEEIQEEMSG
- the LOC132974652 gene encoding ubiquilin-3-like isoform X1, which translates into the protein MSGTAQDEPGAPTEAQGSQMIHVSVKSLTKSKEFSVRGNCTVTQLKCGLAGRLEVPAQRLVLIHSGRVLRDSEILSHLKAADGSVSLCMVQRPPAAPTTDPASEVVQSDLTDDPDPDPDNFTPSPKSPLCLGMQSLMEEITASPGLMESLLSGPYVSSLLNCLSQNPELAAQMLLSHPLFSGNPLLQQQIRQQIPLYLQQVTPHSHIMKQMQSPELLSAMLNPRAMEALLQIQQALQTLAAEAPALMPMSGPGDTGTCFVDAAPASDCVRNDQSGSGPGVATVTEQQQQFVQQMLQALANSNGVLAEEIQEEMSG
- the gkap1 gene encoding G kinase-anchoring protein 1 isoform X1, whose protein sequence is MASSAMITVPTTASRFALLQIDSESDSDGSDAGKTSTKGGRDSSGKPRPGKAAGGKGGQLNDKKKDKKKKKKEQQQSEANELRNLAFKKIPQKSCAPPPCLSAAGELLGPAGGDHAPPAEGWQQWKQRDEQITSELYEADLEKALILSKLEFEQQKQHPTNASSPKSRGGKEGGGKKDKKKNQQAKDKKTVSLQDFQAEGSAEHLGRKQEKDDARAANLVLGGGQEERFFNKLEDDVSRIVLQEKRREQYTNSQGQEVNTSTEHEPDPRAEQLKYDLEKKDQEIDKLKKTISQWELKYKEVKARNSQLLKMLQQGEMKDKAEILLQVEELLHIKEELSSQVSLLHGALEQERSKVKGLQSEQPKHQGNKKGKKGSDADL
- the gkap1 gene encoding G kinase-anchoring protein 1 isoform X2, whose amino-acid sequence is MASSAMITVPTTASRFALLQIDSESDSDGSDAGKTSTKGGRDSSGKPRPGKAAGGKGGQLNDKKKDKKKKKKEQQQSEANELRNLAFKKIPQKSCAPPPCLSAAGELLGPAGGDHAPPAEGWQQWKQRDEQITSELYEADLEKALILSKLEFEQQKQHPTNASSPKSRGGKEGGGKKDKKKNQQAKDKKTVSLQDFQAEGSAEHLGRKQEKDDARAANLVLGGGQEERFFNKLEDDVSRIVLQEKRREQYTNSQGQEVNTSTEHEPDPRAEQLKYDLEKKDQEIDKLKKTISQWELKYKEVKARNSQLLKMLQQGEMKDKAEILLQVEELLHIKEELSSQVSLLHGALEQERSKVKGLQSEQPKHQKKGASRGKLQ